The following coding sequences lie in one Gemmatimonadota bacterium genomic window:
- a CDS encoding nuclear transport factor 2 family protein — MNAHRRPHFVHRRLPRLTLALVVLLALPLRAQSTAACAGPKDVCGFFDSFISALNRRDWDAFRGTFAPGITAIFERPGPAQVQQGRAAVEAVFQNIFPKAGAPAAPLPPALRPQGVVVQTYRDIAIISFELQRQGQLARRTLVFHRVRHGWEVVHIHGSASDLSQP; from the coding sequence GTGAACGCTCACCGCCGGCCTCACTTCGTGCATCGCCGGTTGCCCCGGTTGACACTGGCTCTCGTCGTTCTGCTCGCGTTGCCACTCCGCGCGCAGTCTACCGCGGCCTGCGCCGGCCCGAAGGATGTATGTGGCTTCTTCGACTCGTTCATCTCCGCACTGAACCGCCGCGACTGGGACGCGTTCCGGGGCACCTTTGCGCCCGGGATCACGGCCATCTTCGAGCGGCCGGGCCCGGCGCAGGTGCAACAGGGTCGCGCCGCGGTCGAGGCGGTGTTCCAGAACATCTTCCCGAAAGCCGGCGCGCCAGCTGCGCCGCTGCCGCCAGCGCTCCGTCCGCAGGGCGTTGTGGTGCAGACCTACCGCGACATCGCCATCATCTCCTTCGAGCTGCAGCGACAGGGTCAGCTCGCCCGCCGGACGCTGGTGTTCCACCGGGTCCGACACGGATGGGAGGTGGTGCACATTCACGGTTCCGCGAGTGATCTCTCACAACCCTAG
- a CDS encoding GNAT family N-acetyltransferase produces the protein MREFRIRAAESSDVTKIARVQVATWHTTYTGIIAQESIERVTVADREAALGRALRGETQFVPEAFVALLDEEIVGFVSGGAIRAPISEFDAELYAIYLLQSAQRSGIGRALVKRLTARLHEVGYHSMIVRVLSANPACRFYERLGGDLVLEGEHAFDGHSYPERAYGFSELPVSIDRPF, from the coding sequence ATGCGAGAGTTCCGCATCCGCGCCGCCGAGTCGAGCGACGTGACGAAAATCGCTCGGGTCCAGGTGGCGACGTGGCACACGACATACACTGGTATCATCGCGCAGGAGTCCATCGAGCGCGTCACGGTGGCCGATCGCGAAGCGGCTCTCGGGCGCGCCCTGCGCGGGGAGACGCAGTTCGTCCCCGAGGCGTTCGTCGCTCTTCTGGATGAAGAAATTGTCGGGTTCGTGAGCGGCGGAGCGATTCGCGCACCGATATCGGAGTTCGATGCGGAGTTGTACGCGATCTACCTGTTGCAGTCAGCCCAGCGGTCGGGTATTGGTAGGGCGTTGGTGAAACGGCTGACTGCAAGGCTTCACGAGGTGGGCTACCACTCGATGATCGTCCGAGTACTGTCGGCGAATCCCGCCTGCCGGTTCTACGAGCGGCTGGGTGGTGACCTGGTCCTGGAAGGAGAGCATGCCTTCGATGGCCACTCCTATCCTGAGCGGGCATACGGCTTCTCCGAGCTACCCGTATCGATCGATCGACCGTTCTGA
- a CDS encoding glyoxalase superfamily protein, producing the protein MLHSHRWYARPVFFVADLDRALRFYIEQLGFELAWHEGEGAGTVCEVDRSECEIILCQDSTRRDKGRLFVELTSDGIAQFRQELAERVVPHKTTRWGYDVIQVDDPDGNELYFPFEE; encoded by the coding sequence ATGCTCCATAGTCACCGTTGGTACGCTCGGCCGGTCTTCTTTGTCGCGGATCTCGATCGTGCGCTGCGATTCTATATCGAGCAACTCGGCTTCGAGCTTGCCTGGCACGAGGGCGAAGGCGCCGGCACTGTCTGCGAAGTCGACCGCAGTGAATGCGAGATCATCCTCTGTCAGGACTCGACCCGGCGCGACAAGGGGCGGTTGTTCGTTGAGCTGACGTCAGACGGAATCGCCCAGTTCCGGCAAGAGCTGGCAGAACGAGTGGTACCGCACAAGACGACGCGGTGGGGGTATGACGTGATCCAGGTGGATGATCCGGATGGGAATGAACTCTACTTTCCGTTCGAGGAGTGA